DNA from Halobaculum sp. XH14:
CGACCATGTCGTCGCGGACGCCGGCGAACGGCATGAACCCACGGGTCGGGCGGCGTCAGTCGAACCGTTCGCGTTCCGTTCGTGCCACCTCGCCGCCGTACTCGGTCACGAGGGCCCGATACGCCTCCCCCAGCGCCCGCATGCACTGTCTCGTCGAGACGAACTCGAGTTCCTCGGCGACCTGCTCCCACGAGTGAGCCTGCAACACCTTGCGGACGAGCAACCGTTCCGCTCTCGGTTCGAGCGGCACGCGGTCCTCCAGCAGGTGCGCGAGCGCGAGCCGACGGAACGGCCCCGGCGACGCGTCGTACAGCCCGGGGCCGAACGACGCGCCGACGGCGACGCGCCACTCGTACTCGGAGAGGTCCGGCAGCGGCGCGGCGTCGGCCGCACAGGCGCGGAGGACGGTCCGAACCACGTCCGGGTCGACCGCACGGAGCGCGTCCTGAAGGACGGCCACGAGCCGGTCGCGGAACCGTGCGGCGTTGCGGTCGTGGAGCGCCCGACCCGCTTCGGATTCGGGTCGGAGCATCACCGCCGAGTGTTCGCCGCTCGCCTCGTTTCGGGTGGTCGCCAGGTGGACCGGCCGGTAGCCGTTCCGCCGCCAGAACCGGAGGAGTTCGGGCGTCGCCCCGAAGCCGGTGCTGAGGTAGTCCACGTCGTCGCCGAACTCCTCGCGGATCTCTCCGAGGAGCAGCGAGCCCAGTCCCTCGGAGCGAACCGCGTGGTGGGTCGCGATCCGCATGACGCGGATGCCGACCGGCGCGGCCGCCCGGCGGTCCCTGAGCTGGCTCGTCAGCACGTCGGGGACCATGTTTCCCCGGACGCGGACGCCCTCGTACATCGACTCGCGCGTCTCGCGCTCGAGGCCGCCCTCCCGCGCGAGCAGCGCGACCGAAACCACGTTCCCCTCGTGGGTGAGTGCCCGGACGGAGACGTTCGGCGCGTCGAGCAGTCGCGCGAGGTCGTTCGGTTCGGTCCGGTAGTGGGCCAGCACGAGCAGCCCGAACGTTTCCCTCAGCAGCCGCTCGTCCGAACGCAGGGCCTCCCGTTCGAGCACGTCGTAGCGGGCGGAGCCCGGCGACGCGTCGGCGACGGCCTCGTCGACCGCCGGCCGCGCGTCGAGCAACAGCGCGCGGAACGCCCACGATTCGACCGGGTCGCCCCGGGCATACCGGATCGGGTCCTCCAGCCGGATCTCGGAGCCGTCGTGGCCGGACCGGCGCAGGCGGTCGCGGAACCGGACGGAGAACCCGCGGCCGGCACCCTCGTACCCGTGGACGGTCGTGACGAAGGCGGCCGACGGGGCGTCGAGGAAGCGTTCGAGCAGGCGGACCGGGAGCGCCGCCGCCTCGTCGACGATGGCCACGTCGGCGTCGGCCGCCTCGGCCGCGGCGTCGGCGGCGGGGTGGAATCGGACTGTCCCGCCGGTCGTCGTTCGGAGCCGCCGCTCCTCGCCCGACGCGAGGTTCCCCTCCTCGGACAGCAGCGCCCGCGCCCGGTCGAACAGCGCCGCCGCGCCGCCGAACTCGGGAGCCGTCACGAGCACGTCCCTGCCCTCGCCGGCGAGGCTCCCTGCGGCGAGGCCGGCCGCGCTGGACTTGCCGCGCCCGCGGTCCGCCTCGATCACGACCGCGCTGTCCGGCTCCGCGAGCCGTTCGAGTTCCCTGACGGCCCGCGACTGGTCGCGGGTGAGACAGGCTCCGTACGCACGCTCGGGGAACCGCGTCCCGGCCGGAACCCGCGGCTCTGGCTCCGAGGGCGGCGCTCCCCCGCCGGTCAGCCCGTCGCGTTCGAGGACCGCCGCGTCGGCGTCGTAGACGGCGACGCCGGGGTGCCCGCGGATCGTCTCGACGAGCCGCGTGCGGAACCGACCGGTCACGTCGTCGAGATCGAACGGCGGGACCGCAAGCGACTCGTCGAAGCCGTCCCGCCGGTCGGGCCACTCGTCCAGCGGCGGTGCGAGCAGCACGTAGAGCCCGCCGCCGTCGACGGCGCCGACGGACTGCCCCAGCGCGTTCGGCGAGAACTCCGCGAACGCGTCCACGACGACGGCCTCGCGCGTCGTGCCGAGCAGCCGGTCGGCGTGTTTCGGGCGCAGTCGCTCGTACCTGAACCCCTCCCGCGTCGTCAACAGCGTCGCGTCCTCGGCGTCGACGTCGGCCGAGTCGAGGACCGTGTAGGCGGCGTCGACGCAGCGGTCGCGGTCGCCGTGGACGACGAGCAGCCGTCGCTGGTCGGTCTCGCGGGCCTCCGCACGAATGGCCTCGACCGCCGCGTTCAGCGACATGGCTCCACCTTTCGCGGTGGGGAGGTTGGGTCTTTCCGTCCGGCCCGCGGCCGCGACCGACCCGGCCCGAACTGTCGGGGACTTTAATTACAGTGGGGCCCTTGCCGTTAGGTAGCAATGGCCATTGACCCGCGGTTCGAGGACAATCGGGAAGTCGCCGAGGAACACGACGGGCACAAGGTGTGGGGGCCGGTCGAGGAACCCGAGACGCTCGGCATCCACGGCACGCACGTCGCCGTGGACTTCGACATCTGTCTCGGCGACGGCGCCTGCGTCGACGACTGCCCCGTGGACGTGTTCGAGTGGGTCGACACGCCCGGTCACCCAGAGAGCGAACTCAAGGCCGACCCGGCACACGAGGACCAGTGTATCGACTGCATGATCTGTGTCGACGTCTGCCCGGTCGACGCCATCGACGTCGACGCGGGCCGGGCCGGCCGACTCTGAGGGTCGGGGACGAGCGGGACGACGAGTTCGCGCCGGGAACGTCCGGCCGCGTTCGCTCCGTGACGACGTCCGCCTAGCGGCCGTGCCGTGGCGAATTCGGCCGATTCGGCAGTTCACCGCAGCAACAGTTATTAATTTTCGTTAGGAAACGGGGGACGACGAGTGTTTCCAATGCACACGGTAGTTCTGACGAAAGGTGTTCCCGACTTCCGCGAGGGGGTGGTGTCGTTCGACGAGGACGGCCACCTCGAGCGCGGGAACACCCCCACGACGATGAATCCGAACGACGAACACGCCCTGCGCGCGGCGTTACAGACCCGCGTCCGCCACGGCGGGCAGGTGGACGTGATGAGCATGGGCCCGCCCGGCTACAAGGACGTCCTGCGCGAGGCGATGGAGTCGGTGTACGCCGACGACCTGTATCTCGTCTCCGACAAACAGTTCGCCGCCGCCGACACCTGGGCGACGGCGATCACCCTGGCGACCGCCATCCAGCACCGGGGCGAACCGGACCTGGTGTTCGCGGGGTTCAAGACCGCAGACGGGGAGACGGGCCACACCGGCCCCCAGACCTGCTGGTGTCTGGACGTGCCGATCATCACCCACGTCGTCGCGCTCGACGTGGATCAGGAGGAGGAGCGAGTGCGGGCAAAGCGGCTCGTCGAGGGCGACGTCTCCGAGATTGAGACGGTCGAGGCGCCGATGCCGGCCTTCATCGTCGCGGACCCGGAGTTCGAGCCGTCCTACCGCACCGCGCGGGACCGACTGGAGCGCAAGCGACTCCGCGCCGACGCCCGCGACCGGGCCGAGACCGCCGAGGAGCACGTGACGATGTGGGACCACTCGGAACTGAACCTCGACCCGGACTACGTCGGACTGGACGGCTCGCCGACCATCGTGAGTTCCGTCGACCCCATCCCGAAGGCACCCTCCGAGCGGGAGGCGACCGTCGTCGACCCCGACGACGCCGATGGGATGTCCGCGGTCGTGGACGAACTCGCGCCGTTCGCGGGGGGTGACTGACCGTGCCGTCGTTCGACCCGTCGGAGTTCGACGTCTCCGAACTCGGACCGAAGGTCCAGGGCATCGAGGACGTCGAGGAACTGGAGGAGCTGCTCGCGGCCGAGGAGGATGGCGAGAACCGAGCGGCCGTCCTGACGGTCATCGAGAGCCGAATCGAGTCGCTCTCGGCGGACGACGAGGAGGGGGACGCGGACCTCGACCTCGCGGAGATGAGCGCCGCCGACGTCGGCAACGCGCTGCAGGGCATCGACGACGTCGAGCGACTCCGGGACATGCTCGACCGCGAGGAGTCCGGCGAGGATCGCGACGCCGTGACGCGGCTGATCCGGCGACGCATCGACTCGCTGGAGGGCGGGGACGGGGAGGATGAGGAGGCCGGCGACGAGGAACCCGAGAGCCCCGAGGAGCGCCATCCCGATCTCGACCACCCGACCGCCGACAAGCGGTACGTCAAGGCCCTCGAGAGTGGCTCCTTCGGCGACATGTGGGTGTACTGTGAGACGCAGGCGGGCGAACTGCTCGACGTGACGCGCGAGATGCTCGGGCACGCTCGCACGATGATGGACGACTACAACGAGACGTACGTCGACGACGACGCCGAGGACGAGCGCGTCGTCGCGGTGCTCATCGGCGACGACCCGGCCCGACACGCCGACGACTGCATCGCGCTCGGCGCGGACGTCGTCGTCTACCACGAGGACGAGCGCCTCGACCGGTTCCGACACAAGCCCTACACCGAGATCTTCGCGGACATGGCCCGCTGGGGTGCCGACCCGCCGAACCGGGCGGGCTCGGAGGGCCACGGCGGCGAGACGGCCGACTGGCGCGACTACGACGAGCCGCGGTACACGCTCTACCCCGCCACGAACAACGGCCGTGACCTCTCCGCGCTCGCGCAGGCCGAACTCGACTCGGGGCTCGCCTCGGACTGTTCGGGGCTCTACATCGAGGAGACGGTCATCTCGAACCCGGTGAAGACCGGCAGCGCCGGCACGAACCGGACGTTCGAGCGCGTGCTCCACATGAAGCGCCCGGACTTCTCGGGCTTCGAGTACTCGACCATCCTCTGTCTCGACAACCCGAACCGCGAGTTCCACCCGCAGGGCGCCTCGGTCATCCCGGGGAGCTTCGACCTCCCGGACCCCGACGATGACCGCGAGGGGCTGGTGGTCGAACACGACGCGGACCTCGATGACGACTGGTTCCGCGTCGACGTGACTGAGTTCGACCGGCTGGAGGGTGGCGTCGACCTCACGGGCCACGACGTGGTCGTCGCCGTCGGCCGCGGCATCGGCGACGACCCGACGCGTGGCATCGAACTCGCGGTCGACCTGGCGGAGGCGTTCGAGGACGCCGACGTCGGCGTCTCGCGGGGCATCGTCACCGGGTCGTACAACTTCGACGGCCACGTCGAACGGTACACCGAGGAGGAGCGACAGATCGGCGAGACGGGGCAGGTGATCGAACCGGAGATCTACATCGCGGCGGGCATCTCCGGCGCCGTCCAGCACAAGGTCGGCTGTGACGAGTCGGACACCATCGTCGCGGTGAACACCGACCCGGACGCCCGCATCTTCGACTGGTCCGACTACTTCATCGAGGGCGACCTGTTCGAGGTGCTGCCGGAACTCACGGAGGCGGTGAAGGCCGGGGAACTGAGCGTGGCCGCCGACGGCGGAATCGTGCGGGGCGGAACCGACGACGATGCTGCCGAGGGGCGACGGGGTGATTCCGATGAGTGACACACGAGACGCCACGACGGACCGGGGAACCGACACCGTGACCGACGGGGGGACGGCGACTGCGGCCGGCTCCGCGGGGGCCGACGCGGCCGACGTGACCGACGCCGAGCAGTTCGAGGCGGTCGTCGTCGGGGCCGGGCCGGGCGGCGCGGCCGCCGCAGCGGTGCTGGCGAACAACGGCATCGAGACGCTGGTGCTGGAGCGGGGCGTCGAGGCCGGCTCGAAGAACGTCTCGGGCGGGCTCATCTACGCCGAACAGTCGGCCGCCTACACCGTCGACGACCTGTTCCCCGAGTTCCGCGAGGGCGCCAGCGAGCGCCCGGTCACGCGGAACCACATGGACAACATCGCGGGCGAGACGGTCCACACGGTGGACCTGAAGGGCGTCCACGAGCACGACACCGAGTGGTGTGACTCCGTGCTGCGCCGACCGATGGACGCCTGGCTCGCGGAGCGGGTTCACGAGATGACCGCGGAGACGGGCGGCGGGCTGCTCACGGACGTCCGGGTGAACGGCCTGCTGTGGGACGACGGCGAGATCGTCGGCGTCACCTGCGACGAACTCGACCCGATCCGCGCGGATCTGGTCGTCGCGGCCGACGGCGTCAACAGCGAACTGGCCCGCGCCGCGGGCCTCATGGACTGGG
Protein-coding regions in this window:
- a CDS encoding electron transfer flavoprotein subunit alpha/FixB family protein codes for the protein MPSFDPSEFDVSELGPKVQGIEDVEELEELLAAEEDGENRAAVLTVIESRIESLSADDEEGDADLDLAEMSAADVGNALQGIDDVERLRDMLDREESGEDRDAVTRLIRRRIDSLEGGDGEDEEAGDEEPESPEERHPDLDHPTADKRYVKALESGSFGDMWVYCETQAGELLDVTREMLGHARTMMDDYNETYVDDDAEDERVVAVLIGDDPARHADDCIALGADVVVYHEDERLDRFRHKPYTEIFADMARWGADPPNRAGSEGHGGETADWRDYDEPRYTLYPATNNGRDLSALAQAELDSGLASDCSGLYIEETVISNPVKTGSAGTNRTFERVLHMKRPDFSGFEYSTILCLDNPNREFHPQGASVIPGSFDLPDPDDDREGLVVEHDADLDDDWFRVDVTEFDRLEGGVDLTGHDVVVAVGRGIGDDPTRGIELAVDLAEAFEDADVGVSRGIVTGSYNFDGHVERYTEEERQIGETGQVIEPEIYIAAGISGAVQHKVGCDESDTIVAVNTDPDARIFDWSDYFIEGDLFEVLPELTEAVKAGELSVAADGGIVRGGTDDDAAEGRRGDSDE
- a CDS encoding 4Fe-4S dicluster domain-containing protein; this encodes MAIDPRFEDNREVAEEHDGHKVWGPVEEPETLGIHGTHVAVDFDICLGDGACVDDCPVDVFEWVDTPGHPESELKADPAHEDQCIDCMICVDVCPVDAIDVDAGRAGRL
- a CDS encoding electron transfer flavoprotein subunit beta/FixA family protein; the protein is MHTVVLTKGVPDFREGVVSFDEDGHLERGNTPTTMNPNDEHALRAALQTRVRHGGQVDVMSMGPPGYKDVLREAMESVYADDLYLVSDKQFAAADTWATAITLATAIQHRGEPDLVFAGFKTADGETGHTGPQTCWCLDVPIITHVVALDVDQEEERVRAKRLVEGDVSEIETVEAPMPAFIVADPEFEPSYRTARDRLERKRLRADARDRAETAEEHVTMWDHSELNLDPDYVGLDGSPTIVSSVDPIPKAPSEREATVVDPDDADGMSAVVDELAPFAGGD
- the tmcA gene encoding tRNA(Met) cytidine acetyltransferase TmcA; translated protein: MSLNAAVEAIRAEARETDQRRLLVVHGDRDRCVDAAYTVLDSADVDAEDATLLTTREGFRYERLRPKHADRLLGTTREAVVVDAFAEFSPNALGQSVGAVDGGGLYVLLAPPLDEWPDRRDGFDESLAVPPFDLDDVTGRFRTRLVETIRGHPGVAVYDADAAVLERDGLTGGGAPPSEPEPRVPAGTRFPERAYGACLTRDQSRAVRELERLAEPDSAVVIEADRGRGKSSAAGLAAGSLAGEGRDVLVTAPEFGGAAALFDRARALLSEEGNLASGEERRLRTTTGGTVRFHPAADAAAEAADADVAIVDEAAALPVRLLERFLDAPSAAFVTTVHGYEGAGRGFSVRFRDRLRRSGHDGSEIRLEDPIRYARGDPVESWAFRALLLDARPAVDEAVADASPGSARYDVLEREALRSDERLLRETFGLLVLAHYRTEPNDLARLLDAPNVSVRALTHEGNVVSVALLAREGGLERETRESMYEGVRVRGNMVPDVLTSQLRDRRAAAPVGIRVMRIATHHAVRSEGLGSLLLGEIREEFGDDVDYLSTGFGATPELLRFWRRNGYRPVHLATTRNEASGEHSAVMLRPESEAGRALHDRNAARFRDRLVAVLQDALRAVDPDVVRTVLRACAADAAPLPDLSEYEWRVAVGASFGPGLYDASPGPFRRLALAHLLEDRVPLEPRAERLLVRKVLQAHSWEQVAEELEFVSTRQCMRALGEAYRALVTEYGGEVARTERERFD